The [Clostridium] celerecrescens 18A genomic sequence GCTCCATATATCGCTTTACCAATGTAGAGCAGATCGCCGAGTGGATGACGATTTTCCGGGACGGCCTTTGTGAAGTGCTGAAATCCAAACGAAAGACCTACAAAGCCCATGTTATAACCAATGTACAAAAGTACATCAACAACCATGTATCAGAAAAGCTCACCTTAAACGAAGTGGCCGGAGTATTCGGCTTAAGTCCCAATTATTTAAGCATTCTGTTTAAGAAAAACTGCGGGACCGGTTTTTCAGAATACATTGCCCAGGCTAAGATCAACCGGGCCAAAGACCTCCTTATGGAACAGGATATGAAAATCTATGAGGCAGCTGATCAGCTTGGCTTTGAAAGTGCCTTTTATTTCAGCAAAGTTTTTAAAAAAGTCACCGGGCTTTCTCCCCGTGAATTTATACAGCAAAATACCGTCAACCCTGACGAAAACAAATAAGGAGTGTACTAGCCATGATTACAGAACTTGCAAATGCATTAAAGAAACCTTTGTCCCGCTTTTCTCCCTTTCCCCAGGCCTCTGACCGGGATACCTGGGGTTCTCTGCCGGAGGATCTCATAAGCCGCCTGATTAAAAACGGAGAAGCTTTTTTTAATTTTGATTATCCTTCATTAACTGCTGTGGATTACATGGAGTTTACCAGAAACGGAAACAGAAGCCGTTTTCAGGATAAGCTGTTTTTAAGAAGAACCGCTCTTGATGCCCTGGTCCTGGCTGAATGCGCAGAATATAAGGGACGATTTCTTGATGATATCATCAACGGGCTTTCTTTGATCTGCGAAGAAAACGCATGGCAGCTTCCTGCCCATAACTCCTACATCCGCGACACGCCACCCTCTATCCTTCCTGATGTTACCCGCCCTGTCATTGATCTGTTTGCAGCGGAAACCGCTTCCGTTCTGGCCGTGGCAGAGTACCTTTTAAGGCAGGAACTGGATTCCGTCACTCCCTTCCTCTCAAAGATGATCAATAAAAATCTCGAGGAGAGGATTTTCACGCCTTACCTTAATGAACACTTCTGGTGGATGGGCGACGGGGCCAGCCACATGAATAACTGGACAGTCTGGTGTACCCAGAACGTGCTTCTTTCCGCCTTTACAAGAGAGCTCCCAAAAACCCAAAAAGAGGATATATTTAAAAAGGCATGCAGAAGTATTGACTATTTTCTGGATGAATATGGGGAAGACGGCTGCTGCGATGAAGGCGCCCAATACTACCGTCACGCAGGATTATGCCTTTTTAACTGTCTTGAGGTTTTAAATGGAATATCAGACAATGCCTTTCTTCCTGCATACGAAACCGAAAAAATCAGGAACATTGCCTCCTACATACTGACCGCTCACATTCATGATGTTTATTACGTGAATTTCGCAGACTGCTCTCCCATTGCCGGACGGTGCGGAGCCAGGGAATACCTCTTTGGCAAGCGGACGAAAAATGAGGAGCTTATGTCTTTTGCCGCAGAGGATTACCAAAGCAGTGAAGATCCCTTAACTGTTGAGGAACATAACCTGTTTTACCGTTTACAGACTGTTTTCATCCATAAGGAAATGATTTCTTTTGCAAAATCTCCCATTGCCCACCGGGATTTCTGGTATGAAAGCGTTGGGCTTTTCATAGCCAGAGATGAGCATCTTTATCTGGCCGTAAAAGCCGGGGATAATGACGACAGCCATAATCACAACGATACGGGGAGCTTTACTATTTACAAAGATGGGAAACC encodes the following:
- a CDS encoding heparinase II/III domain-containing protein, giving the protein MITELANALKKPLSRFSPFPQASDRDTWGSLPEDLISRLIKNGEAFFNFDYPSLTAVDYMEFTRNGNRSRFQDKLFLRRTALDALVLAECAEYKGRFLDDIINGLSLICEENAWQLPAHNSYIRDTPPSILPDVTRPVIDLFAAETASVLAVAEYLLRQELDSVTPFLSKMINKNLEERIFTPYLNEHFWWMGDGASHMNNWTVWCTQNVLLSAFTRELPKTQKEDIFKKACRSIDYFLDEYGEDGCCDEGAQYYRHAGLCLFNCLEVLNGISDNAFLPAYETEKIRNIASYILTAHIHDVYYVNFADCSPIAGRCGAREYLFGKRTKNEELMSFAAEDYQSSEDPLTVEEHNLFYRLQTVFIHKEMISFAKSPIAHRDFWYESVGLFIARDEHLYLAVKAGDNDDSHNHNDTGSFTIYKDGKPMFIDVGVETYTKKTFSKDRYDIWTMQSRYHNLPTFFDGGTQIMQRNGSDYRAKNVTHQLGASVCHISMDLEAAYPDERIKSYTRNAVLEKGKEITITDHYEGDLPCPVLSLMFYEEPTVCENTVQIGDLGSLLIEGASNIQKEVIPISDERLKTSWKHDVYRLLVTMEHKDLTLRIR